The genomic DNA TAACTTCTCAAAAACTTCTTTATACACTACGTTATTTGTTCTATTGGACACGTGTTTATCATTATCACAAATCAGAATCTCCAATCCCTTTTTGCTTGTGACTCTTGAAATAGCGACATAGAGTTGACCGTGCGTAAACACCGACCTTGGAAGATAAAGCCCAACATGTGCTAGGGACTGTTCTTGGCTCTTACTTATTGTCAATGCAAAACACACCGCAACGGGGAATTGTCTTCTGTCAAACTGTACCGCGAACTTACTGAAATCAGATGGAGTAAGTGTAATACGGGCAATATGCACTTTATCGCCCTTATGACTACCCGATAAGACTGTTGCTCTAATCACACGTGATCCCAAATCTGTCACTATCAGTTGAGTGCCATTGCACAATCCGCAAGATTGATCAATGTTCCGAAGAAGCATAACTATAGCACCAACCTTCAGCTTTAATTTGTGATTTGGAAGCCCCAAACACTTAATAGAGTTAAGAAATTATGTGGATTACATATCACGGACCCCAATATTACTCTCATCTTTACTAACCTCGTCTGAGCTGAAGTAAATTTTCTCTGTTCCATTTATTCGAGATAATACGTAGTTATTAACCAAATCAACGATCTCATGTGTAGGTGCAAGGATGACCCTCTCCTGAAGATACCCAGGATTCGATAGTTGATTGTCGAGGGATGGGTAAATGGCGTCTACAATCGAAGCGATAGGATCTCCAGTGTGATGAATCAAAATGTCATTCGGCAACTCTAATTCTTCCCCATCATTCGGATCTACAGCTTCCCCGTCCCCAACTTTTagtatcaattctgaaaacaccTTTATCTGAGCAAGTTCGGAACACGAATCTCCGCCTCGAAGGCGTGTGTTTTTTGTCAATTTCAATACCTTGTATGATTAAACAAATATGTAGTTTATGAGGTCATATAAAGTAAAGTAAATTTATAACCGTTACATAAAAAATAGTTTATTCAAAACGTGCTTTTTTTTTCGTACCTTGCAAGTAGACCACAAATTTGAAGTACAAAGTGACGTATTCACGATTTCCGATCTACTGTCTTTAGGGATAACGGGAAGTATTTGTCGAAAATCACCTCCAAATACGACAACCTTACCACCAAATGGTTGATTGATATCTCTGTCGTTCAAAAAACGCATGACATCTCTTAAACTTCTGTCAACAGCATCGAAAGCATATATGAGCATCATTGGTGCTTCGTCCCATATAATAAGCTTTGTCCTAATTAAGAGTTCAGCTAAATCACATCCTGGTTTAATCCTTGAACACGTAGAATTTTCAACTACATTGATTGGGGTACTAAGTCTCGAATGAGCGGTCATTCCACCAGGAAGTAAGGTAGCTGCAATGCCGCTGGATGCTAGAGGAAGCACAATCTATCCTCTACTTATCAATGCCGTACATAAGGTTCTCCAAATAAATGTTTTACCTATCCCTCCATATCCAT from Silene latifolia isolate original U9 population unplaced genomic scaffold, ASM4854445v1 scaffold_760, whole genome shotgun sequence includes the following:
- the LOC141640346 gene encoding uncharacterized protein LOC141640346, with the translated sequence MHNVSPNCGELYYMRTLLNFVKGPKSYEDLRWFDDVLHPTFRGACYARGLLGDDKKYIDAIEEVSRWGSGSYLRNLFIPLFLSATITMPNIEVCLQRNGSSLHRFEDMPFPESSTPHPVNTLVSDELSYVRVALGEEHVHLLSSMTNKQKAVYNGIKDAVRNNRGGVFFVYGYGGIASSGIAATLLPGGMTAHSRLSTPINVVENSTCSRIKPGCDLAELLIRTKLIIWDEAPMMLIYAFDAVDRSLRDVMRFLNDRDINQPFGGKVVVFGGDFRQILPVIPKDSRSEIVNTSLCTSNLWSTCKVLKLTKNTRLRGGDSCSELAQIKVFSELILKVGDGEAVDPNDGEELELPNDILIHHTGDPIASIVDAIYPSLDNQLSNPGYLQERVILAPTHEIVDLVNNYVLSRINGTEKIYFSSDELKVGAIVMLLRNIDQSCGLCNGTQLIVTDLGSRVIRATVLSGSHKGDKVHIARITLTPSDFSKFAVQFDRRQFPVA